The Lutra lutra chromosome 10, mLutLut1.2, whole genome shotgun sequence genome contains a region encoding:
- the LOC125079478 gene encoding olfactory receptor 52L1-like — MILVSFPSSVSKPLTMALSNSSWRLLHSSFFLMGIPGLEESQHWIALPLCVLYLLAVMGNVSIIFIIWTDSSLHQPMYLFLAMLSGIDLVLASSTAPKTLAVLLVHAHEIGYTVCLIQMFFIHAFSSMESGVLVAMALDRYVAICHPLHHSTILHPGIIGRIGMAVLVRGLLLLLPFPILLQRLVFCRATIIGHAYCEHMAVVKLACSETTVNRAYGLAVALLVVGLDVVAIGISYGLILQTVLKVPGGEARLKAFSTCGSHICVILIFYIPGMFSFLTHRFGHHVPHHVHVLLATLYLLVPPALNPLVYGVKTQQIRQRVMRVFSLKGQI, encoded by the coding sequence atgattttggtttcttttccctcttctgtgtcCAAGCCTTTGACGATGGCCCTTAGTAATTCGAGCTGGAGGCTACTCCATTCTTCATTTTTCCTGATGGGCATCCCCGGTTTGGAGGAAAGCCAGCACTGGATAGCATTGCCACTGTGTGTCCTTTATCTCCTTGCTGTAATGGGCAATGTGagcatcatcttcatcatctggACTGACTCATCCTTGCACCAGCCTATGTACCTCTTTCTGGCCATGCTCTCTGGCATTGACCTGGTGCTGGCCTCCTCCACTGCGCCCAAAACCCTTGCGGTGCTCCTGGTTCATGCCCATGAGATTGGGTACACTGTCTGCCTGATCCAGATGTTCTTCATCCATGCGTTCTCTTCCATGGAGTCAGGTGTACTTGTGGCCATGGCTCTGGATCGCTATGTAGCCATTTGTCACCCTCTGCACCATTCTACCATCTTGCATCCAGGGATCATAGGGCGCATTGGGATGGCAGTGCTGGTACGGGggttgctcctcctcctccccttccctatCCTGTTGCAGAGACTCGTCTTCTGCCGGGCCACCATCATAGGTCACGCCTATTGTGAACATATGGCCGTGGTAAAACTGGCCTGCTCAGAAACCACAGTGAACCGAGCTTACGGGTTGGCGGTGGCCCTGCTTGTGGTTGGGCTAGATGTTGTGGCCATTGGTATTTCCTATGGTCTCATCCTTCAGACTGTGCTGAAGGTACCAGGGGGAGAGGCTCGTCTTAAGGCCTTTAGCACATGTGGGTCTCATATTTGTGTCATCCTGATCTTCTATATTCCAGGGATGTTCTCCTTCCTCACTCATCGCTTTGGCCACCATGTACCCCATCATGTTCATGTTCTTCTGGCCACCCTCTACCTCCTTGTGCCACCTGCACTCAATCCTCTTGTCTATGGGGTGAAGACCCAGCAGATCCGCCAGCGAGTGATGAGGGTTTTCTCCCTAAAAGGACAGATCTGA